The following are from one region of the Rhodopirellula sp. P2 genome:
- the mqnB gene encoding futalosine hydrolase, which produces MADAKSTLLLIPTSGERSKLLSHSDSLALASRRWHCELCGFGLVAAAAATMQAIQVHQPERVLLAGIAGGLSDSAAVGSAHWFQRVICDGIGVGEGDAFVSADSLAWKQWSGTDGRSPDPIGDRLDLVTPEQPGKPANAINTLVSVGAASADAALASRRRSLAGSPPTEAVIAEDMEAFGVAMACRMTSTPCMVVRGISNVAGDRDHSKWQIDLAIQAVAGRLAELV; this is translated from the coding sequence GTGGCGGACGCTAAGTCCACTCTGCTCTTGATTCCAACTTCGGGGGAACGCTCGAAGTTGCTGAGTCATTCGGACTCCTTGGCACTGGCTTCCCGACGTTGGCACTGCGAGTTGTGCGGGTTCGGTTTGGTGGCTGCCGCTGCCGCGACCATGCAAGCGATTCAGGTCCATCAACCCGAACGAGTCCTCTTGGCCGGAATCGCGGGCGGTTTGTCCGATTCAGCAGCGGTCGGTTCGGCACACTGGTTCCAGCGTGTGATTTGCGATGGCATCGGTGTGGGAGAAGGTGACGCGTTTGTTTCTGCGGACTCGCTGGCATGGAAGCAGTGGTCAGGCACCGACGGGCGGTCCCCCGATCCGATCGGTGACCGGTTGGATTTGGTCACGCCGGAGCAGCCTGGCAAGCCAGCCAACGCGATCAACACGTTGGTCAGCGTTGGCGCCGCGTCGGCGGATGCGGCCCTGGCGAGTCGTCGTCGAAGTCTGGCCGGTTCGCCTCCAACCGAGGCGGTGATCGCGGAAGACATGGAAGCATTCGGAGTCGCGATGGCGTGCCGCATGACATCGACCCCGTGCATGGTCGTTCGCGGAATCAGCAATGTCGCGGGAGATCGCGACCACTCCAAGTGGCAAATCGACTTGGCCATTCAGGCGGTCGCTGGCCGCTTGGCGGAACTGGTCTGA
- a CDS encoding nucleoside monophosphate kinase gives MDPLDEPPEIANPDADLPDEVVGMAESQASQLVTDQAVAAASQNSVEDLEVKDAHVIFTNVWNDLEEEYGRENLRFTKELILLGGAPGSGKGTNSGFISKARGLTCDPIVVSSLLDTPEAQRIKEAGGMVGDTEVVGILFRKLLEEEYRDGCILDGFPRTRVQVECLHQLVQKMNQLYREYHSTPLAINFRKPTVHAVVLFIDEKTSIERQLLRGRKIAEHNERVETENDGEPLELRLTDLDPTAAKRRYRVFKEKTWDALQSLKKIYHYHFIDAGGDIAEVERNIRSELEYQSSLELDPETYDAVRHLPLATELGVHARQELVRRLDGYQLEHKELFQHVIEIIQSRFMPIVRRHAIAGLAVVNSEDPIFEDPMTLAMVIDVFAERGFRAVANINLAETPDHFDLKTGKITCVTKKIYRFQIRFAGSEIRRGGR, from the coding sequence ATGGATCCTCTGGACGAACCTCCTGAAATCGCCAACCCGGATGCGGATTTGCCCGACGAGGTCGTGGGCATGGCAGAGAGCCAAGCGTCTCAATTGGTGACCGATCAAGCGGTCGCCGCCGCATCGCAGAACTCCGTCGAGGATCTGGAAGTGAAAGACGCGCACGTGATTTTCACCAACGTTTGGAACGATTTGGAAGAAGAGTATGGCCGCGAGAATTTGCGGTTCACCAAAGAGTTGATCCTGTTGGGCGGTGCACCGGGTTCGGGGAAAGGCACCAACAGTGGTTTCATCTCCAAGGCACGCGGATTGACCTGTGATCCGATTGTGGTCAGCAGTCTTCTCGACACGCCCGAGGCCCAACGCATCAAAGAAGCCGGTGGCATGGTCGGCGACACCGAAGTCGTCGGGATTTTGTTCCGCAAACTGCTGGAAGAAGAGTATCGCGACGGCTGCATCTTGGACGGGTTCCCGCGAACGCGTGTTCAAGTGGAGTGTCTGCATCAGTTGGTTCAGAAAATGAATCAACTTTATCGCGAGTATCATTCGACACCGTTGGCGATCAATTTCCGCAAACCCACCGTTCACGCGGTGGTGTTGTTCATCGACGAAAAAACCAGCATCGAACGGCAGTTGCTACGTGGTCGGAAGATCGCGGAACACAATGAACGGGTTGAAACCGAGAACGACGGTGAGCCCCTGGAGTTGCGTTTGACGGACCTCGATCCCACCGCCGCAAAACGACGGTATCGCGTGTTCAAGGAGAAAACCTGGGACGCACTGCAGTCGTTGAAGAAGATCTACCACTACCACTTCATTGATGCGGGCGGCGACATCGCGGAAGTTGAACGCAACATCCGCAGCGAATTGGAATACCAGTCGTCACTTGAGTTGGACCCGGAAACCTACGACGCGGTCCGGCACCTGCCATTGGCCACCGAACTTGGCGTTCACGCTCGTCAGGAATTGGTCCGTCGTCTGGATGGATATCAACTGGAACACAAAGAATTGTTCCAGCACGTGATTGAGATCATTCAAAGTCGCTTCATGCCGATTGTGCGTCGTCACGCGATTGCTGGTTTGGCAGTCGTGAACAGTGAAGATCCGATCTTCGAAGACCCAATGACATTGGCGATGGTGATCGATGTGTTTGCCGAGCGTGGTTTCCGTGCGGTCGCCAACATCAACCTGGCCGAGACCCCGGATCACTTCGATTTGAAGACGGGCAAGATCACTTGCGTGACCAAGAAGATTTATCGCTTCCAAATTCGGTTTGCAGGCTCGGAAATTCGTCGTGGCGGACGCTAA
- a CDS encoding ABC transporter permease: protein MKRGLNTAGPLLALVIVVLFFAVAEWVIGSDGNFASMASVRLVGVQSVKIGIASLGMTLIIVSGGIDLSAGTAAALCGCVAALTLDNEWSIFAALAMAVGAGALCGLFNGVLIAGLRLTPFIISLGSMTIFMGLGKSLSDQGGTITPPADTIPEWLWASVTPFPSPEWLAYPVLPNFGWGVWLTVALAIATALLLHQTVFGRHVFAIGSSEATARLCGVKVRQTKILVYVIAGALFGLAGCVDIARLGKGDASAGMGLELEIIAAVVIGGGSLLGGRGSVVGTLCGVLIMSVIAHGCTSLGLENHIENILLGVIIVAAVYVDRLRALKKDAA from the coding sequence TTGAAGCGAGGATTGAATACCGCTGGACCCCTGTTGGCGTTGGTGATCGTGGTCCTGTTCTTTGCGGTGGCGGAATGGGTGATCGGGAGCGATGGGAACTTCGCGTCCATGGCGTCCGTGCGATTGGTGGGCGTTCAAAGCGTCAAAATTGGCATCGCCTCGCTGGGAATGACATTGATCATCGTCAGTGGCGGCATCGATTTGTCCGCGGGAACCGCCGCGGCCCTGTGTGGCTGTGTCGCGGCACTGACGCTCGACAACGAATGGTCGATTTTCGCGGCGCTGGCGATGGCGGTCGGTGCGGGCGCCCTGTGCGGGTTGTTCAATGGTGTCTTGATTGCGGGATTGAGGCTGACTCCGTTCATCATCTCGCTGGGGTCGATGACCATCTTCATGGGATTGGGGAAAAGCCTGTCGGATCAGGGCGGCACGATCACACCTCCGGCCGACACGATCCCGGAATGGTTGTGGGCATCGGTGACGCCATTTCCCAGTCCGGAATGGCTTGCCTACCCGGTGCTGCCTAACTTTGGTTGGGGCGTGTGGTTGACGGTTGCGCTCGCAATCGCGACCGCTCTGCTGCTGCATCAAACCGTGTTTGGCCGCCACGTGTTTGCGATTGGATCCAGCGAAGCGACCGCGCGATTGTGCGGGGTGAAGGTTCGCCAAACCAAGATTTTGGTTTACGTGATCGCGGGCGCGCTGTTCGGTTTGGCCGGATGTGTTGACATCGCCCGGCTCGGAAAAGGCGACGCGTCAGCGGGGATGGGCTTGGAACTGGAGATCATCGCGGCGGTGGTGATCGGCGGCGGATCCTTGCTGGGCGGTCGCGGCAGCGTGGTCGGGACTTTGTGCGGGGTGTTGATCATGAGCGTGATCGCTCACGGGTGCACCTCGTTGGGGCTGGAAAACCACATTGAAAACATTTTGTTGGGTGTGATCATTGTCGCGGCGGTTTACGTCGATCGACTGCGAGCTCTCAAGAAAGATGCGGCATGA